In Zingiber officinale cultivar Zhangliang chromosome 9B, Zo_v1.1, whole genome shotgun sequence, the genomic window GGAGAACATAAGTAGAGCTCAttaaagcaaaaaagaaaagaaacaacagATCATTTAGTAAAAGGAAATCAATGAGTACTGAGGGCATTCAATGGAAAGATATACAATTTCAGTATGCAACCACTTCAAACTACATCCAGTCACCTCCACTTTGCCATTCTAGTATCTTTCTCAATATGGCTAGCATGCTATGTTGTGCTTAGTTACAttcaatttctaaaaacaaatttCAATAGAACAATGATAAATGAGATTTTCAAAAAACTTTGCTGCATAAAAATACAATACCAGAGTTCTGTGTGCTAAAAGAAAGAACAATTCCTCAATCCAATAGTCAACGGTTAAGGTATTGTTTAAATCAGTTCCTCACTACTTTTTCTGCTATCATTCCATATAATTGCATAATTTATCAAAACATAAATGACCAGGAACCAAAACACTGAAAACAAGAATAAGCCAATAATTTAGATACATGGGATCAAATGCTTTACAAAAAAAACCATTTATCATAATTTTACTTATTTGCTCAGCTTTTTTGATCTACAAATTTGAAATAATCTGTTATACGACAACTGATTTGAAAGAAGCTAAATATAGTGATGCATGGTGTATAgtagattattatgatttttcttggaatatataaaataatttattcacactatcttcaaaaagattctacttatattaacataataaattttcaaaagaataaaatgaaagattcttccttcattcttaaacctcataaatctaagcagcaTGGAGGAggcatgattataattaaactTCCACATAATCAATAGATGTGAATTCACATTCTGTGATCCGAATACATTAACACTAATTTATTGAAAGGTTCATTAAACATGAGATTGAAAAGGAACATGAATtcttccaaaaaaaaaacaatgctcCAGCTCAAAGGAGGTGCAAAATGTGGGCTAGACAACATCTAGAACCTTGGCCTGCATATTCCTTGACCTCTTAGATATAACTACAATCTTGGTAAAAATTAACCAGAATCAAAGCAAAAGGAATAATATTTATCCAACTCCAAGGCATCAAAAGAAAATCAGAATATCAATGGAAAAAGTAACACATGAACAATAGAACAATGTCAAAACCAATTCCAAGGAAGCCCACATATTACTATAATGGCCTCAAGTAACTAACATGAATGACTGGCGATATACCGACATCAATTAAACAAAAGATATGGCAAAAAATATCTGGAGGTGTACAAGAATAATCTtgcaaatttcaaaaaaattgaaaagTGTCAGAAAGATCAGCATGTACCTGTTAAAGCAAATGTGCCACCAAGCACGGCACATAGCCGAGTTAGGAAATGAAGAAAACTACGTCATTCTTCTCTTATTGTCACCATAATAGGTGACAGATCATACAAGAAGAAAACAGCTGTtcaaaggaaaagggaaaaatGGGGTTAAAATTCTacccaaaaaaaaacaaatcatttTGTATGTTAAATCAGTATGACGCTTGAGACATTGACCTGACAACGACCCATCAAAGTCACGCATTGGCACAAAGTATTTTGTGACAGAAAATTGGTTTGTAGTCAACACTTCTTTAGAGAGGTATCTGTATTCCGTTGGAACAATCTGCATTGAATTACCAATTAACCTCTTTCTTGTCTTTTAGAAGGAAAAGGTAGTACTACAAGATTGAATCTAAAGACAATCGAAAACTAGTGTTCTGcagattatattaattaaaagagCAAAATCAAAAAGGTTATAGATCACTACACAAACTGTGTAGAAAATAAGATGTGGCTAGAGTTTGACAAAACTATAACAGACTAAGTAGTAATGTAAACGCCCGGACGTGAGGTTTAACAGTATATATTTATCTCACTACAGGGAGAGTAAATTTCTCAGTTGAAATCATagaaaaatacaagtaaatgagTGCTACTTTTGCTAATGCAGGTTAATCCAATAAATGAAACCAAAAATGGTAGGTtgaaaaaccaaaagataaaatttttgtttaatgagATATAAGAAAAGCCTCAGAtgtcaagaaaaaaaaacatcgtAGTACAATCCTGCAATTAGATGAAAGGGCAGAAACAGCCTTTATATAATACTTGAACGTTCCACTTGTATCATCTAGTATCCTTGCAGTTCCATCAAGAGGATTATGGATCCCTGGATACTTTGGTCCAAAGGCAAATCATGAATCACATGACTTACATTCACATTTTTTGCTCCAAAAATCTGTGCACGAAGAATATAAAATGATGAGGTAATTGTACAAACCAGCATACTATTGTAACTTCAGACAAGTAATAAATTTAGCCACGTAAGTTGCCATATTCATTAAGTGCTTTGGGATACCAGAGAAACAAAATTTACGTTAAGAACatgtaaaataattaaaataggaacaataattaaaattgaattgttaatcacatcaaaaggtCCAAACCAATTCAAGTTTATCCAGTACTGCATATAATACAAATAATCATTTAAGTAATCTTCATCGTGAAATCTTTGTAAACATGAATTGCTAAAATTCAATAGCCACCTAAATAAAACCAATAGGGAGGAGCTTTAAAAAAAAGGCAAATCTACCAAAACAAAGGAAAATATCTTTGTTTATGTAAAGTAGATACTTTTAATTCCACATTTCTTGCATGCTTGGTTGCTTTCATCTATTGGAAATTGACAAAGCAGAATCAATCAAATGAGAAGGTAAGCAGAAAATATTTTGTAGCAAATAGTTGCTTACATGATCAAGAAGTGGAGATATTGCACAAGCATTCACTGGATGTTCTATCACATACGTCTGTAGAGACAATGAAGACAAGAGGGTGATTTTCAGTCCAGGGAGGTGAGAGTATTTATGTAATTAGCATAGCACACAACAAACAGACAAGACGCTATGGTGTAATTTCTTATTTCACTTTTTCTTATGAAGTTATAGTAGTCGAAACACATGAACTTATGTTCAATATCCTTAAAAGCATAGCAAAAAATCTACTCCTGGACAAAGAACCCTAATTGTCCCTCCAAAAAAAATGAAGCAAAAGCAAAACCAATCAAAGATTTGTACCTATGACCTGAGAAGCGAAGTCAAAACCAAGAATAAAAGTAAATACTAAAAATTATTAATAGATCTACACCATCACCTTAATTTAACAAGCTTTAAACCCCTCAAAAGAAAGTCTAGCCATCAAAACAACCAGCGCGAAGAAATTCCAACAAGGAACTCAAAAATCCCAACAGCTCTAGCCCAGAGCCGACCGATTTCCTCCAAGAAAACACTAAGAAACAAGCTAAGCATACAAGGATCAACGAGGGATCACCTCCGCATTTGACGAGAGCCGCCATGAGTGTAGACGACGAAGGAGCAGCCCCGAGGAGCCAAATCCGAGCACCAGCAGCGAAAATAGCAACGTAATCAAGACGATTTCTTGGGAAAAGGCCGCCGATGAATCAACGGGGAAACCAGAAAGCATGAGGAGAAGAAACCCTAAGAGATGGAGCAACTCGCGAGAGGGCAAAGACtgaagggagaggagaagagaaggggaaagagGATATGGATGTGGTCGTTTGGGAAAGCGGGGCATTCCGCAGACCTCACAAGGGagtcgtgtgttgatcctgatcggaagaggaaggggcgtcgatctaggaaggggaaggacGGCGCGATCTTGGAAGAggaaggtttaggtttggagggaagagtgaagtgttgtaaattttggttaagtattggtggaaaaattaaattattttatttatcatagacaccgggttttaaaaaccgctattaaaatcggtgtctattaacgaaaaaaatgcgctcatagacatcggctaaaaaactgatgtctatgagtgaaaatctgcgctcatagacatcggtttttggaaaaactagtgtaaaatactcaaagacatcggtttttgcttaaaatcgttgttgttccaccgatgtctatgagggtttgtCTTGTAGTGATTCTTCCCAAAAGATATATGTGGCACACTAATTGAGTTATGtgatttttttcaaaaagataaTTGCAGGATTTTTACATATAGCGGACTTATATAAAATGGAGGAGGAAATAATCTTCATAGTGTGTAAGATGGAAAGAATATTTCCTCTAGTATTTTTTGATATTATGGTTCATTTGGCAGTTCGTTTACCCCATGAAGCTATGTTAGGTAGACCTGTTTCGTCACGATGGATGTATCCCTTTGAATGATATTTAGGCagactaaaaaaatatatttgtaataaagcaatacctGAAGGATCTATCGCAGAGGTATATTATAAATGAGGCATTAACTTTCAGTTctttataaacgagtcaaattgAGACAAGATTTAGTAGGGCAGAATGAAACAAAGATATTCAACCAGTAACATGCAATTTAAGTGTTTTCTCACAACAAGCAAGAGTGTTTGGCAACCAACATAATATGAAATTACCTTTGACTTTGTATAAGAAAGTATATTGGTATATTGTCAACAATTATAAAGAAGTTGACTAATATAGAAAGTAAGTTTTTACATTATGTAATTTTATTGTTTATATttcattataaaattataacttaaatatttatttatgcagTGAATATCTACAACTTCTATCACATAAAGTTCATTCACTCGTTCGGGATACATTAGAGGACTTGGAAGTGAGCCAAAGCCAGTTAGGTCCACTTCTTTAGATGCCATCTCCTTAACCAGATCAACTAATACCCCATTACGTGAAAAACTTGAATCCACCTAAGAAGAGTTAGTAACACCAAAGTTCAATTAGCAAGCACTCAAGATGAGTTAGCATCAATGAAATCAAGACAAGATATGTTTGAACAAATTCTTAACCGATTGACACCTGGAGCATTAGATTCCTTGATCCATGATTCATCTTCGGTTCCATCTCCTCCTCCTCGTTCTTAGACTTTGATATTGTGGATTTTTGGATATGAACATGATGTTgcgaagtttatttcttgtagaCTTTGATGTTGTGGATTTCTAGATGTGAACTTCATGTTTTAAACTTGTTACTTGTTTGTACTTTATTTGTTGCGTTACTTGTGTACTTTATTTGTTGCGTTACTTGATGTTGAGTACTTGCATCTGTTTGTGAATGTTGCTACAGGTGTGAACTTATACTTGATGAACTATGAGTTGTTTGTGAGtttatttgtgaatttgttgttaGAGTTAATATTGTATAAGTTTGTGAATATTGGTGTTAGAGTTGTGATTATTGTGAATATTGTTGTTAGAGTTGTGATGATTGTGTGGGTTTGTAAATGTGTATACAGAGtatgttgaaaatattttttttgaaaaaaaaaacaaaggttaGCGACGAAATCCTCGAAATTTGTCACTAACATTATTAGCGATGAAATATTGTTCAAATTCGTCGCTAACAACTCAAACATATCGAGCCTCATAGTTGGCGTTTGCGGTGAAATGAAATGGGGTTAGCGACGAATCATAATGTTAGCGACAAAAACTTAGCGACGAAACAGTTCAAATTCATCGTTAATAACTTAAACATATCAATACTTATCACAGGCGTTTGCGGCGAAATGGAATGGGTTAGCGACGAATTAAGATGGCGTTAGCGACGACATTAGGAAAATCGTAGTTAACTTGTTTGCGACGAAAAATTTAGATTCGTTGCAAACAAATTTCTTAGCGACGAACGATTTTAATTCGTCACTAAAAATTTAgcgttgattaaaattatttagcGACGAGTTAATCACGTCGTTAATTTATTAGCGACGAAACATAAAAATCATTGCTAATAATTATTTACGACAAGTTATAACGACGATTCTAGCGTTGTAAAGTTATCATCACAAATATTTGTTAGCGACGAACATTAATATGTTAGCGACGAAATATTTCATCTCTAAAtatcaattttcttgtagtgtaggaCTTTACTTGCCTATCATCTGATTAACCTAGATCTATTAAAACTTTTTATCTTATGTTTAACCTGCGATCAACTTTGATCTACAAGATCTTCGTGATTGCCAAATATATGGTCTTATTTGACCTGTTTAGACTTTCCATCCCAAGTTTAATATCTGATTAATCttaatttctcaaaattttatatttatctaaCATCCGATCGCTCTTAATCTATTTAGACTTCTTTTCTTACAGACCCATAAAATCTGGTCTTTCATGAACTATCAGAACTTTCAATGTTGTCAAGGATCCTCTTGTGTTTTTTATGCATCCATTTGTTGATATTCTTTAGTGTTAATATAGGACGATTGATTTTCATCCAATGTTCGATATATATGCTCTCATATGTATTTACTATACTGGCATTTAAAAAAACATGCACTTCAGCTTGTCTAAAATTCACTACTACTTAAATCACAATCatcaattttcaataatttttattttatcgtTGGTTAATAACTGTTTATGTATACTTTATTGATATGAACGGATAGAAATATTCCAATGGCGTGCCCATCTTTGAATATTTGGATCGATCAAAAAATATCTTCTAGATTACACAACTTTTGTCGGATAAAATATTTAGAGAAGGGGACTATAAATTCACCATGATTATGACTTACTGTCAACCAAATAATGTGGATGAGTTGGCAGAATAACGTTCcgtaaaaattaaatcaatattataattttttaatatttgcgCATTACAATGGTAGAGAACTTAAAGTGAAGTGGCATATATTTATTGGCGAGTTTTGTCCTACTCTACAAATCAATGATAAATTATTTACCTGGATTATCTACCGCACAACCACTTGGTATAATTTCGAAtgctttaattttaataaataaatttatcacCTTCTCATCTATAAATAGATGGGAATTGCATGATACTCTAAACAAGCGATCACTTGACTGAAGTGAGTGACATCCGTAGCTTAACCATGGCTTCCCTTGTCATGCTCTCTGCTGCTCTCCTCCTCGGCCTCTTCCTGCCTTCCTCCATGGCCAACAACGTTCTCTTTGGTGGTGACAGGCTGAACACCGGCGAATCCCTCAGAGAAAGGAACTTTAAATTCACCATGATGTCCGACGACTGCACCCTGGTGCTGAACGACAACGACCAGACCGTGTGGTCCTCCCCCACCAACGGCCTAGGCAACAACTGCTTCGCCCACTTGCAGACCAACGGCAACCTCGTCATCCGCAACGACAATGACCAGGTTGTTTGGTCGAGCAACACCGCCGGCGAGGAGGGCAACTACATCCTCGTCCTGCAGAACGACGGCAGCGTCGTCATCTTCGGCCGCTCTATATGGTCCATCCCCCCCGGTTCCAACACCACCACTTCCAAAGGCGCCGTGATCGTCAAAAGGGGCCGCAGCGATGAATCCACGAACATTCTCTATGGAGGTCACAAGCTGCGCACCGACGAATCCCTCAAAGAAGGGGACTATACCTTCGTCATGCAGTCCGACTGCAACCTGGTGCTGTACGCCAACAACAACAACCAGGTCATGTGGTCCTCCCAAACCAACGACCTAGGCAGCAGGTGCTTCGCCCGCATGCAGACCGACGGCAACTTAGTCATCTTCGAGGGTATTCACTTCAACCCAATTTGGGATAGCAACACCCGCGGCCCGGAGGGCAAGTACATCCTCGTCCTGCAGCGCGACGGCCACGTCGTCATCTACGGCAGCCCTATATTTACGATCCCCAACGATGAACCCACGAACAGGAAGATCGCCATGGTGACTAAAAAATAGTTGCCTTCACCACGAACGATGCATGGGTAGCTATTAAATAAAAGCGAATAAATTGAAGCGAGGCATAAATAATAATTAGCTAGCTACATGGTGGCATAGCACGTGGCCTCGTTGTTCTGGTGTACGTAACTACTGTTAAGTTGGTGTGAGTCGATCACCTTAATTATCTATCTGCTCTGCCTTTTTTTAGTTGAATTGcattgaaaaaagaaaaataattaattaaagaaatctaatagcaCACATAtataaattgaaaaaataaaattaaaaggtagAATCTAATTAACCAATTACAGCTTTGATAATATGAACCAATATTATTCGTTAATGTTTGAGATTTTCGAGGAGaaggtttttttattttaaattttagaaatcatCCCGAGAATAAGATACTATCGTCCCctcccccccctctctctctttctctctctatatatatatatatatagtgtgtGTCATCCTCTCTCGATTTCTATCTGTGTATCTGTGTGTATCTCATTTTATATCTATAGGGTCGATACTAGAGGATCACTAAGATAgccaatttattttttttcttttaatatttatTGTCTCTCACATAGctttaatataaatatatattttgtctatattataaattattttatataaatcaaGTTTAATTTAACTCTAACATGAGAGATCATGATTAAAATACGAGGAAGGTCTAATTTAATATAACAAATATATTTTCCAATGCGATTGTAAATTGTTTTATATATATCTAACTCTTGCGAGAACAATAGCGATATAAAATATGAGGAAGGccgaaaattaaattcaagtgagtcctatttcggttgacTGCAATCACCCAGACAATCGGAGCAACAGAGGAGTGAGAGAAGCTGATGAAGACTGATGGAGGCACCCACAAAGGAGATTGAATGCGCCTCCGAGGCGCGCTCGCACctcctccataagcatggagggcgccctccatgagtaTGGAAGGCGTCCTCGGCCAGTCAAAGTAGTCGTTCacagtggataaaattttatccactgcGCCTCGCTAGAGGCACTCTCCAAACCCTTTTGAGGTACCCTGAAGCTGCGGATAAATTTTttcaggggttataaaaagactcctggacCTAGGAATGTAGCAACAACTTGTGTATTTATTTGCTAACAATAGTCTGCGATGTTAGTgtgtgtaagaggcttttccggCTTCACCAaaagagattcttagtgagctttcatctgccttagattaacaatcatcccggttgtaaccaagtaaattctgagtctctttcttttagtttcgtattgtttatttttatgttattgttGCTAATCTAAGTCGAAAGACGAGAAAGGTGTTGTGTTTTAGTGTTTCatgcaactcaaccctctccagccggcctacccggtcctacaagtgatatcagaacCTAACAGTtccaggaggactaaccgtcgaacgaagcacatgagatggtcggaccaagcatctacccactaaagtttgagggggagttcgcgagctggaaaaagagaatggagatatttttcaaaacagacttcgatttattattaataatggaatttggttttgaagtACCCAAGGGTAAGGAAAAGTTTCAATGGACGAAGATGATTTTAAAGAAGATGATTTTCAAGACATGTTTACTGAT contains:
- the LOC122023203 gene encoding mannose-specific lectin-like — encoded protein: MASLVMLSAALLLGLFLPSSMANNVLFGGDRLNTGESLRERNFKFTMMSDDCTLVLNDNDQTVWSSPTNGLGNNCFAHLQTNGNLVIRNDNDQVVWSSNTAGEEGNYILVLQNDGSVVIFGRSIWSIPPGSNTTTSKGAVIVKRGRSDESTNILYGGHKLRTDESLKEGDYTFVMQSDCNLVLYANNNNQVMWSSQTNDLGSRCFARMQTDGNLVIFEGIHFNPIWDSNTRGPEGKYILVLQRDGHVVIYGSPIFTIPNDEPTNRKIAMVTKK